The proteins below are encoded in one region of Rhodopirellula halodulae:
- the dndD gene encoding DNA sulfur modification protein DndD, whose protein sequence is MILEELTLFNFCLYGGEQVINLAPVRRHGKLRPVVLFGGINGGGKTTILDAVQLALYGQRARCSKRNSQPYEQFLRDCIHRNVDPADGASVGLSFRYASDGKEHLYEVSRRWHGAGATVREKLEVYRDGERDKWLSDNWNTVVEEIIPIGVSRLFFFDAEQIRFLAEDSSSNEALGTAVKALLGLDLAERLIADSKILESRLVKESSLSDADSTKIDELEQLIGERDEATKQLKAQLATAENERQRAQEEVRRAKKAFAKVGGEHWDKREDQQKAANDLKVRDAELKTQLVQSATGSLPISLVRHLLEKAQRQDASESQSARSRVVHEMLEDRDRQIMESLSAELSEAHLQTVDEILAADRQGRLFEGDTSPRHRLSDRARARLSNLLETVLREEKESAAGLVEELNQVIHDMEAVSRSIAATPEEDAIKGVAETLTEKAKEAGALEDQVRKLQKELDRAKSEMESAQKSLDSMRSRLLKDEVFKVEESARMAELASKTQEIMKQFLARASAAKIDRLSSYVTESFRFLLRKKTLVESVQIDPESFSISLLAADGTSISKERLSEGEKQIFAVSVLWGLARASARPLPSIVDTPMARLDATHRNHLVERYFPNASHQVIILSTDTEVDQEYYETLSPHLSHAYHLDYNEKKQFTEATEGYFWEAEAVGVGSN, encoded by the coding sequence GTGATTCTGGAAGAACTAACACTATTCAACTTCTGTTTGTACGGAGGTGAGCAGGTCATCAACCTGGCTCCCGTTCGTCGACATGGAAAGCTGCGCCCGGTGGTGTTGTTCGGCGGAATCAATGGCGGAGGAAAGACCACGATTCTCGATGCCGTTCAATTGGCTTTGTATGGCCAGCGCGCAAGGTGCTCGAAACGGAATAGCCAGCCATACGAACAATTCTTGCGTGATTGCATTCACCGCAACGTAGATCCGGCTGATGGAGCATCAGTGGGACTGAGCTTCCGGTATGCTTCGGACGGCAAAGAGCATTTGTACGAAGTGAGCCGCCGTTGGCACGGCGCAGGAGCAACCGTTCGCGAAAAACTCGAAGTGTATCGTGATGGCGAACGCGATAAGTGGCTAAGCGATAACTGGAACACAGTCGTCGAAGAGATCATTCCCATCGGCGTTTCCCGATTGTTTTTCTTCGATGCAGAACAAATCCGGTTCCTCGCCGAAGATTCGTCCAGCAATGAGGCACTGGGGACCGCCGTAAAGGCTCTACTCGGACTGGACTTGGCCGAAAGGTTGATCGCGGACTCGAAGATACTTGAATCGCGTCTGGTGAAAGAGTCTTCGCTTTCGGATGCGGACTCCACCAAGATCGACGAGCTCGAGCAGCTGATTGGCGAGCGGGACGAAGCGACCAAGCAACTGAAGGCACAACTCGCTACTGCTGAGAACGAGCGTCAGCGTGCTCAGGAAGAGGTGCGTCGGGCGAAGAAGGCATTTGCAAAAGTCGGTGGTGAACACTGGGACAAGAGGGAAGACCAGCAGAAGGCTGCGAATGATTTGAAGGTTCGCGATGCTGAGTTGAAGACCCAACTCGTTCAATCTGCAACGGGCAGTCTTCCGATTTCGCTCGTTCGCCACTTGCTTGAGAAGGCTCAACGGCAAGACGCATCCGAGAGTCAGTCGGCGAGATCCCGCGTCGTACATGAAATGCTAGAAGACCGTGACCGCCAGATCATGGAGTCGCTATCCGCTGAGCTGTCTGAGGCTCATCTTCAAACGGTGGATGAGATCCTGGCGGCGGATAGGCAGGGACGTTTGTTCGAAGGCGACACCAGCCCCAGGCATAGGCTGTCTGATCGTGCCCGTGCACGCCTAAGCAACCTTCTCGAAACGGTTTTGCGTGAGGAAAAGGAATCGGCTGCGGGACTAGTCGAAGAATTGAACCAGGTCATCCATGATATGGAGGCTGTATCTAGATCCATAGCCGCGACGCCTGAAGAAGATGCAATCAAAGGCGTTGCCGAGACTCTGACCGAGAAGGCGAAGGAAGCGGGCGCTCTCGAGGATCAAGTTCGGAAGTTACAGAAGGAACTAGATCGCGCAAAGTCGGAAATGGAGTCTGCGCAAAAGTCACTTGATTCCATGCGAAGTCGCCTGCTCAAAGACGAGGTTTTCAAGGTTGAGGAATCGGCTCGAATGGCCGAGCTTGCGAGCAAGACGCAAGAGATCATGAAACAATTTCTGGCGCGGGCCTCCGCGGCAAAGATTGATCGACTCTCCTCGTACGTTACGGAGTCGTTTCGGTTCCTGCTTCGCAAAAAAACTCTGGTCGAGTCGGTTCAAATTGATCCGGAGTCGTTTTCGATTTCACTGCTCGCAGCGGATGGGACTTCGATTTCCAAAGAACGATTGTCCGAGGGCGAGAAACAAATCTTCGCTGTCTCTGTGCTCTGGGGATTGGCGCGAGCATCCGCTCGCCCGCTTCCATCCATCGTCGACACGCCGATGGCTCGACTCGACGCGACCCACCGCAATCACCTTGTGGAGCGGTACTTCCCGAATGCCAGCCACCAAGTCATTATCTTGTCGACGGACACTGAAGTTGACCAAGAGTACTACGAGACGCTTTCTCCGCACCTCTCGCATGCCTACCATCTCGACTACAACGAGAAGAAGCAGTTCACCGAAGCGACCGAAGGGTACTTTTGGGAAGCAGAAGCAGTCGGCGTAGGGAGCAATTAA
- the dndC gene encoding DNA phosphorothioation system sulfurtransferase DndC, translating to MAKTKPPKQQSAFETDGLGKTVDRICEEIRKFYLWDQIPWVIGYSGGKDSSAVLQLVWLAIKEIPPAKRKKQIHVISTDTLVEQPIVSLWVDDSHAKMRKAAAEQEVPITPHKLSPATVDTFWVNLIGKGYPKPTNQFRWCTSRMKINPSNNFIRNVIRENGEALLVLGTRKAESQRRARNMSKAEEQSRGAFLDERLSVNTSLPNSRVFTPIEDWTNDDVWLFLMQVKNPWGHTNKSLLGMYQGASEDNECPLVVDTSTPSCGSSRFGCWVCTVVDKDRSMEAMIKNDQEKEWMAPLLELRNELACIEEGIGPAERKKIGKKRRDKLSDDDLRKIERSRRDYRRIDGRVMLFKDATIPGPYTKAFREHWVRRVLEIQKQIRELGPKEVAKLELISMAELQEIRRIWLDEKHEFDDSLPTIYQEVMGEEFPIPPADDKLLGAEDWEILADVCDGDERMFRLQADLLDVERQYRGMTRRAGVYDELVDRLKASQFADEDEAIRLKREEKRRLDEAQGKKDEATHTPQLELFGEDDITEEIII from the coding sequence GTGGCAAAGACAAAGCCGCCTAAACAGCAGTCAGCTTTCGAGACGGATGGACTAGGCAAAACCGTCGATCGAATCTGCGAGGAGATTCGTAAGTTCTACCTCTGGGATCAGATCCCTTGGGTGATCGGCTACAGCGGCGGCAAGGACTCCAGCGCGGTCTTGCAACTTGTCTGGCTGGCAATCAAAGAGATTCCGCCTGCAAAACGAAAGAAGCAAATTCACGTCATCTCAACTGATACCCTTGTGGAACAGCCGATCGTTTCGCTTTGGGTCGATGACTCGCATGCGAAGATGCGCAAGGCAGCTGCTGAGCAGGAGGTGCCCATTACGCCCCACAAACTGTCTCCCGCGACAGTCGATACGTTTTGGGTGAATCTCATCGGCAAGGGATATCCCAAGCCAACGAACCAATTCCGTTGGTGTACATCACGTATGAAGATCAATCCGTCGAACAATTTCATCAGAAATGTGATTCGAGAGAACGGTGAAGCATTGCTGGTGCTTGGCACGCGGAAGGCGGAGAGCCAGCGTCGCGCCCGCAATATGAGCAAGGCGGAGGAGCAGTCACGTGGTGCATTCCTCGATGAACGATTGTCAGTGAATACGAGCTTGCCAAACTCTCGTGTCTTCACACCGATTGAAGATTGGACCAATGACGATGTCTGGTTGTTCCTCATGCAAGTAAAGAACCCGTGGGGACATACCAACAAATCGCTGCTCGGCATGTACCAAGGTGCGTCGGAAGACAACGAGTGCCCGTTGGTCGTTGACACCTCTACACCAAGTTGTGGCAGCAGTCGATTCGGATGCTGGGTCTGCACCGTTGTTGACAAAGATCGCTCCATGGAGGCGATGATCAAGAACGACCAAGAAAAGGAGTGGATGGCTCCTTTGTTGGAGCTGCGCAACGAATTGGCGTGTATCGAAGAGGGGATCGGCCCTGCGGAACGCAAGAAGATCGGCAAGAAACGTCGAGACAAACTCTCCGACGACGACTTGCGAAAGATCGAGCGCTCGCGGCGCGATTATCGTCGTATCGACGGGCGTGTGATGCTATTTAAGGACGCCACTATTCCTGGGCCTTACACGAAAGCGTTCCGTGAACACTGGGTGCGGCGAGTACTCGAGATTCAAAAGCAGATCCGGGAACTTGGGCCGAAAGAGGTAGCAAAGCTCGAGCTTATATCGATGGCCGAATTGCAAGAGATCCGACGTATCTGGCTTGATGAAAAGCATGAGTTCGACGACTCGCTGCCAACGATCTATCAGGAAGTCATGGGAGAGGAGTTCCCCATTCCGCCGGCTGATGACAAGCTTCTCGGAGCAGAAGATTGGGAGATCCTGGCAGACGTGTGTGACGGCGACGAACGAATGTTTCGGTTGCAGGCTGACTTGCTGGATGTAGAACGGCAGTATCGAGGCATGACCCGCCGGGCAGGAGTTTACGACGAGCTGGTTGACCGACTGAAAGCGAGTCAGTTCGCTGACGAGGATGAAGCCATTCGCCTGAAGCGGGAAGAAAAAAGACGTCTCGACGAGGCGCAAGGCAAGAAGGACGAAGCAACGCATACACCTCAGCTAGAGCTTTTTGGCGAGGATGACATCACGGAAGAGATCATTATCTAG
- the dndB gene encoding DNA sulfur modification protein DndB has protein sequence MPAFEYNFPAIRGIQAGREYYISMCPLRLIPRIFLFDEDELNPELRAQRILNKSRIPEMARYLLANPKDYIFSALTASIDGKVKFDAMGEEKTERTMGRLRVPMNARFIINDGQHRRAAIEAALRENPDLGDETISVVFFMDVGLERSQQMFADLNRHAVRPTKSLGILYDDREEDSIIAKALASKVPVFVGLTELERSSISNRSLKLFTLSGIYSATRTLLNGLELPTVEKKIDLAAEFWTTVSGYVPEWQLAKERKASPAELRRDFIHAHTLALSALARVGNQLLAKNSRAWKSKLKKLDSLDWSRGSSHWDGRAMNAGRLSKKTVNVALCANFIKKHLGMKLTAEEQQLEQDFRREQRGKDKAA, from the coding sequence ATGCCCGCTTTTGAATACAACTTCCCCGCGATTCGCGGGATTCAGGCAGGGCGTGAGTACTACATCTCGATGTGTCCTTTGCGCCTGATTCCTCGCATTTTCCTCTTTGACGAGGACGAGCTCAACCCCGAGCTCCGAGCGCAGAGGATTCTGAACAAATCGCGGATTCCGGAAATGGCTCGGTATCTGTTGGCCAACCCTAAGGACTATATCTTCTCAGCGCTAACGGCCTCGATCGATGGTAAGGTCAAATTCGATGCGATGGGGGAGGAAAAGACGGAGCGAACGATGGGGCGATTGCGTGTTCCGATGAACGCTCGCTTCATCATCAATGATGGCCAGCACCGAAGGGCTGCGATCGAGGCGGCTCTCCGCGAGAACCCCGACCTGGGGGATGAGACGATTTCGGTCGTTTTCTTTATGGATGTTGGGCTGGAGCGCTCGCAGCAAATGTTCGCGGATTTGAACAGGCACGCTGTCCGCCCGACCAAGTCTCTGGGCATTCTTTACGATGACCGCGAAGAAGACTCGATTATCGCCAAGGCCTTAGCGTCTAAAGTGCCGGTATTCGTGGGACTTACGGAGCTGGAGAGGTCCAGCATCTCGAACAGATCGCTAAAATTGTTTACATTGAGCGGGATCTACAGTGCAACGCGAACCCTACTCAATGGGCTCGAATTGCCGACCGTCGAGAAGAAGATCGATCTTGCAGCTGAGTTTTGGACGACTGTCTCGGGTTACGTCCCCGAATGGCAGTTGGCGAAAGAACGGAAAGCCAGCCCAGCTGAATTGCGACGCGATTTTATTCACGCACATACCTTGGCCCTTTCTGCACTCGCCAGAGTCGGAAATCAACTCCTGGCCAAGAACTCGCGTGCATGGAAGTCCAAGCTCAAAAAGCTCGACTCTCTCGATTGGAGTCGCGGCAGTTCTCATTGGGATGGCCGAGCGATGAACGCTGGCAGACTATCCAAGAAGACGGTCAACGTGGCACTGTGTGCCAATTTTATTAAGAAACATCTCGGGATGAAACTAACCGCAGAAGAGCAACAGCTGGAACAGGACTTCAGGAGGGAACAACGTGGCAAAGACAAAGCCGCCTAA
- the dndA gene encoding cysteine desulfurase DndA, which produces MPPVYLDYNATTPLDPRVFEVMKEWYLGPPANAGSRTHVYGQRAKEAVEKARSQVASVIDAKPEEIIFTSGATESNNIAIIGLAEHGERTGRKHIISTAIEHKAVLEPLEHLASRGFEVELAPVNSGGYVEPDEIRKRLRNDTLLVSVMHANNETGILQPVVEIGDLVAELDAYFHVDAAQSFGKEIDELREVEADLISISSHKIFGPQGAGALLVTRASGCTIPLKPLHFGGGQERGLRPGTIPTPLIVGLGEAASLAVMEQACRKQQSLISRREVLQAFARLDHKVNGDPERCQPHVVNLRLKGIDSEAVMMALREVVSVSNGSACTSSSYQPSHVLVAMGLSEVAANESIRLSWSGELTVPIEQIHRVLEKLS; this is translated from the coding sequence ATGCCACCCGTATACCTGGACTACAACGCAACGACGCCATTGGACCCTCGAGTCTTCGAGGTGATGAAAGAGTGGTACCTAGGACCGCCCGCAAATGCCGGCAGCCGAACACACGTCTATGGGCAGCGCGCCAAAGAAGCTGTTGAGAAAGCGCGGTCGCAGGTTGCTTCAGTTATCGACGCGAAGCCTGAAGAAATCATCTTCACCAGCGGTGCGACAGAGAGTAATAACATTGCGATTATTGGGCTGGCCGAACATGGAGAACGAACGGGACGCAAGCACATCATCTCAACTGCGATCGAACACAAAGCCGTTCTCGAACCGCTTGAGCATCTCGCGAGTCGAGGTTTCGAAGTTGAGTTGGCGCCGGTGAATTCGGGTGGCTATGTTGAGCCCGATGAGATTCGCAAGCGTTTAAGAAATGACACGCTGCTTGTCTCCGTCATGCACGCGAACAACGAGACTGGTATCCTTCAACCTGTCGTTGAGATAGGTGACCTTGTAGCTGAATTAGATGCCTACTTCCATGTCGACGCTGCACAATCATTTGGAAAAGAAATCGACGAACTGCGAGAAGTGGAAGCAGATCTGATTTCTATCAGCAGTCACAAAATCTTCGGACCTCAAGGTGCCGGCGCACTCTTGGTGACCAGGGCATCGGGCTGCACCATTCCATTGAAGCCGTTGCACTTTGGAGGTGGTCAAGAACGTGGCTTACGACCTGGGACTATTCCGACGCCGCTCATAGTGGGACTAGGAGAAGCCGCATCACTTGCCGTCATGGAGCAAGCATGCCGCAAACAACAGTCGCTGATCTCCCGCCGCGAAGTCCTTCAAGCATTTGCAAGACTAGACCACAAAGTGAACGGCGATCCGGAGCGGTGCCAACCCCATGTCGTAAATCTAAGGCTGAAAGGAATTGACAGCGAAGCTGTAATGATGGCCTTACGTGAAGTAGTTTCAGTCTCAAACGGTTCGGCATGTACATCCTCAAGCTATCAGCCAAGCCACGTCTTAGTAGCGATGGGCTTGAGCGAAGTTGCAGCCAATGAGTCGATACGTTTATCCTGGTCAGGAGAACTAACGGTTCCCATAGAGCAGATCCATCGCGTTCTGGAGAAGCTAAGCTAG